From Pseudomonas alcaligenes, a single genomic window includes:
- a CDS encoding aspartate-semialdehyde dehydrogenase produces the protein MSKSFAIAVVGATGTVGETLVQLLEEREFPVSSLHLLAGNDSVGQSTAFRGKNLRVREVADFDFAQVQLAFFAAGEDVSRQYGAKAHAAGCSVIDLSGGLAQALPVVPEANAVALAGASAPYLLASPAPVATALAAVLAPLRAQLGLRKIVLTAALAVSNLGRAGISELARQTTELLNMRPLEPQLFGRQVAFNLLAQIGEVEEGGHARLERRVAEELKQVLAVDGLKVAVSCAVAPVFFGDSLAVCLETREPVDVAAIAALLEQQAGIELVESGDYPTVVGDAVGQDELYVGRLRAGLDDPTELNLWIASDNVRKGSALNAVQIGELLIKHYL, from the coding sequence ATGTCCAAGTCCTTCGCTATCGCCGTGGTCGGCGCCACCGGCACTGTCGGTGAAACCCTGGTGCAACTGCTGGAGGAGCGCGAGTTCCCGGTTAGCAGTCTGCATCTGCTGGCTGGCAACGACTCGGTTGGTCAGTCCACGGCATTTCGTGGCAAGAACCTGCGCGTGCGCGAGGTGGCCGATTTCGATTTCGCCCAGGTGCAGCTGGCCTTCTTTGCTGCCGGTGAAGACGTCAGCCGTCAGTACGGTGCCAAGGCGCACGCGGCCGGCTGCTCGGTGATCGATCTGAGTGGCGGCCTGGCGCAGGCGCTGCCCGTGGTGCCGGAGGCCAATGCCGTGGCGCTGGCTGGGGCGAGCGCACCTTATCTGCTGGCCAGTCCCGCGCCGGTCGCCACCGCCCTGGCGGCCGTGCTGGCGCCACTGCGCGCCCAGCTCGGCTTGCGCAAGATCGTGCTGACTGCGGCGCTGGCGGTTTCCAACTTGGGGCGTGCCGGCATCAGCGAGCTGGCGCGACAGACTACCGAGCTGCTCAATATGCGCCCGTTGGAGCCGCAGCTGTTCGGTCGCCAGGTGGCGTTCAACCTGCTGGCGCAGATCGGCGAGGTGGAAGAGGGCGGTCATGCGCGCCTGGAGCGCCGAGTGGCCGAGGAGCTGAAGCAGGTGCTGGCGGTCGACGGGCTGAAAGTAGCGGTGAGCTGCGCGGTGGCGCCGGTGTTCTTCGGCGACAGCCTGGCGGTCTGCCTGGAAACCCGCGAACCGGTAGATGTGGCTGCTATTGCCGCGCTACTGGAGCAGCAGGCTGGTATCGAGCTGGTGGAGTCGGGCGATTATCCAACCGTGGTCGGCGATGCGGTGGGGCAGGACGAACTCTATGTGGGGCGCCTGCGTGCTGGCCTGGACGATCCAACTGAGCTTAATTTGTGGATTGCGTCAGATAATGTGCGAAAAGGCTCTGCGCTGAATGCTGTGCAAATTGGTGAGTTGTTGATAAAACACTATCTGTAA
- the leuD gene encoding 3-isopropylmalate dehydratase small subunit encodes MKAFTQHTGLVAPLDRANVDTDQIIPKQFLKSIKRTGFGPNLFDEWRYLDVGQPNQDSSGRPINKEFVLNFPRYQGASVLLARENFGCGSSREHAPWALEEYGFRTIIAPSFADIFFNNSFKNGLLPIILQEDEVDALFQQAEATEGYQLTVDLAAQTVTRPDGVQYGFEIDAFRKHCLLNGLDDIGLTLQDAEAIKAFESKHQQSSPWLFGAIK; translated from the coding sequence ATGAAAGCCTTTACCCAACACACCGGTCTCGTCGCGCCGCTCGATCGCGCCAATGTCGACACCGACCAGATCATCCCCAAGCAATTCCTCAAGTCGATCAAACGCACCGGCTTCGGCCCCAACCTGTTCGACGAGTGGCGCTATCTGGACGTCGGCCAGCCAAACCAGGACAGCTCGGGTCGCCCGATCAATAAAGAGTTCGTGCTGAACTTCCCGCGCTACCAGGGTGCCAGCGTGCTGCTGGCCCGCGAGAACTTCGGTTGCGGCTCCTCCCGCGAGCACGCGCCCTGGGCGTTGGAGGAGTACGGCTTCCGTACCATCATCGCGCCGAGCTTCGCCGACATCTTCTTCAACAACAGCTTCAAGAACGGCCTGCTGCCGATCATCCTCCAGGAGGATGAAGTCGACGCGCTGTTCCAGCAGGCCGAGGCCACCGAGGGCTACCAGCTGACCGTCGACCTCGCCGCGCAGACCGTGACCCGTCCGGATGGCGTGCAGTACGGCTTCGAGATCGATGCCTTCCGCAAGCACTGCCTGCTCAATGGCCTGGACGACATCGGCCTGACCCTGCAGGACGCCGAGGCGATCAAGGCCTTCGAAAGCAAGCATCAGCAGAGCAGCCCCTGGCTGTTCGGCGCCATCAAGTAA
- the asd gene encoding aspartate-semialdehyde dehydrogenase, whose translation MKRVGLIGWRGMVGSVLMQRMLEERDFDLIEPVFFTTSNVGGQGPAIGKDVAPLKDAYSIDELKTLDVILTCQGGDYTSEVFPKLREAGWNGYWIDAASSLRMADDSVIVLDPVNRKVIDQSLDAGTKNYIGGNCTVSLMLMALGGLYEAGLVEWMSAMTYQAASGAGAQNMRELIKQMGAINASVADELADPASAILDIDRKVAEAMRGEAFPVDNFGVPLAGSLIPYIDKELPNGQSREEWKGQAETNKILGRFKSPIPVDGLCVRIGAMRCHSQALTIKLNKDVPLADIEGLISQHNPWVKLVPNTREASIRDLGPTAVTGTLSVPVGRLRKLNMGSQYLGAFTVGDQLLWGAAEPLRRMLRILLER comes from the coding sequence ATGAAACGTGTAGGTCTGATCGGTTGGCGCGGTATGGTCGGTTCCGTGCTCATGCAGCGCATGCTGGAAGAGCGTGACTTCGACCTGATCGAGCCGGTGTTCTTCACCACTTCCAACGTTGGCGGCCAGGGCCCGGCGATTGGCAAGGATGTCGCCCCGCTGAAGGATGCCTACAGCATCGACGAGCTGAAGACCCTCGACGTGATCCTGACCTGCCAGGGCGGCGACTACACCAGCGAAGTCTTCCCCAAGCTGCGTGAAGCCGGCTGGAACGGCTACTGGATCGACGCGGCTTCCAGTCTGCGCATGGCCGATGACTCGGTGATCGTGCTGGATCCGGTCAACCGCAAGGTCATCGACCAGTCGCTGGATGCCGGTACCAAGAACTACATCGGCGGCAACTGCACCGTCAGCCTGATGCTGATGGCCCTGGGCGGCCTGTACGAGGCCGGTCTGGTCGAGTGGATGAGCGCCATGACCTACCAGGCGGCTTCCGGCGCCGGTGCGCAGAACATGCGCGAGCTGATCAAGCAGATGGGCGCGATCAACGCCTCCGTGGCCGATGAGCTGGCCGACCCGGCCAGCGCCATCCTCGACATCGACCGCAAGGTCGCCGAGGCCATGCGCGGCGAAGCCTTCCCGGTAGACAACTTCGGCGTGCCGCTGGCCGGCAGCCTGATCCCCTACATCGACAAGGAGCTGCCCAACGGCCAGAGCCGCGAAGAGTGGAAGGGCCAGGCCGAAACCAACAAGATCCTCGGTCGCTTCAAGAGCCCGATCCCGGTGGACGGTCTGTGCGTGCGCATCGGCGCCATGCGCTGCCACAGCCAGGCGCTGACCATCAAGCTGAACAAGGACGTGCCGCTGGCCGACATCGAAGGCCTGATCAGCCAGCACAACCCCTGGGTCAAGCTGGTGCCGAACACCCGCGAAGCGAGCATCCGCGACCTCGGCCCGACTGCCGTCACCGGTACCCTGAGCGTGCCGGTCGGTCGTCTGCGCAAGCTCAACATGGGCTCGCAGTACCTCGGTGCCTTCACCGTCGGCGACCAGCTGCTGTGGGGCGCGGCCGAGCCGCTGCGGCGCATGCTGCGCATCCTGCTGGAGCGTTGA
- a CDS encoding FimV family protein, which yields MVRVRKLVLAIAAASALTSGTAHALGLGEVTLQSSLSQPLVAEIELLEVRDLAPNEVIPALASPEEFNKAGVDRQYFLTDLKFTPIIKPNGKSVIRVTSNKPVREPYLNFLVEVLWPNGRLLREYTLLLDPPLYSPQTAAAAPRLPVAAPAPRPQVAAPAPAPRPVAQAAAPVAPAASAPRPATAKAPVAPAAPAAPSKIDGDQYKTTSSDTLWEIAQSSRQNGSVHQAMLAIQDLNPNAFVDGNINRLKSGQVLRLPTDEQIKSRSQAEAIAQVSEQNAAWREGRSLAANGARQLDATKRDSAGAAPAKTEVKDNLKLVSAEAGKAGAASDKGAGNSKALSDQLAVTKESLDSTRRENDELKSRMSDLQGQLDKLQKLIALKDNQMAKLQSDLANQGKAAAAPAQPAAAPTPAPAPAPAPVEGKPAAAASAPATPPAAETKPAEAAKPSEPDYNYSEEPTAKPAEVKPAAPAPAAKPAAPVKPVQASKPVVKAPEPEPKGFIDGLLDNPMLLGAAGGGALLVLLVGLMVLSRRNAIKEAELQDSLASAPESDSFAADLDLPDDSFAGLDASAETVVREQAEERVAPQTADALGEADIYIAYGKFTQAAELLQNAINDEPQRSDLRLKLMEVCAELGDRDGFARQEQELREIGGAAIAVDQLKGKYPSMAALATAGGLAATDDLDSFSLDDLSLDEPVAAKAPAADLDDSFDLSLDDLDVDLDVPAAPSSTSALGDLDSALSLDEPTAAGDMEFDLDMGGDNSADTLALGDDLADFSLDLEAESKPAAADDEFMLSLDDEPAAPLAAEPADLDLSSDFDLSLADEAPAAPAQDSFAAQLEEVSAELDQLSGSLDDELLVSEPLPVAAAPADAEPNVDDDFDFLSGTDETATKLDLARAYIDMGDTEGARDILDEVVAEGNDGQQQEARELIAKLV from the coding sequence ATGGTTCGGGTTCGCAAACTGGTGCTGGCAATCGCGGCTGCTTCGGCGCTGACCTCCGGTACGGCACATGCGCTTGGGCTCGGGGAAGTCACCCTGCAGTCCTCGCTGAGCCAGCCGTTGGTGGCGGAAATCGAATTGCTCGAGGTGCGCGACCTGGCGCCCAACGAAGTGATTCCGGCTCTGGCGTCCCCCGAAGAGTTCAACAAGGCTGGCGTCGATCGCCAGTACTTCCTGACCGACCTCAAGTTCACGCCGATCATCAAGCCGAATGGCAAGAGCGTGATCCGGGTCACCTCGAACAAGCCGGTGCGCGAGCCCTACCTGAACTTTCTCGTCGAAGTGCTGTGGCCTAACGGTCGCCTGCTGCGCGAATACACCCTGCTGCTCGATCCGCCGCTGTACTCGCCGCAGACTGCTGCCGCCGCACCGCGCCTGCCGGTCGCCGCTCCGGCGCCGCGTCCGCAAGTGGCTGCTCCGGCTCCCGCTCCGCGTCCGGTAGCCCAGGCCGCTGCGCCTGTTGCTCCGGCTGCGTCGGCGCCGCGCCCGGCAACCGCCAAGGCTCCTGTGGCTCCGGCCGCTCCGGCTGCACCGAGCAAGATCGACGGCGATCAGTACAAGACCACTTCCAGCGACACCCTCTGGGAAATCGCCCAGAGCAGCCGCCAGAACGGCTCCGTACACCAGGCCATGCTGGCCATCCAGGATCTCAACCCGAATGCCTTCGTCGACGGCAACATCAACCGCCTGAAAAGCGGTCAGGTACTGCGTCTGCCGACCGACGAGCAGATCAAGAGCCGCAGCCAGGCCGAGGCGATTGCCCAGGTCAGCGAGCAGAATGCCGCCTGGCGCGAAGGTCGCAGCCTGGCCGCCAATGGCGCGCGTCAGCTCGATGCGACCAAGCGCGACAGCGCTGGCGCCGCTCCGGCCAAGACCGAAGTCAAGGACAACCTCAAGCTGGTTTCCGCTGAGGCCGGCAAGGCTGGCGCTGCCAGCGACAAGGGCGCCGGCAACAGCAAGGCGCTCAGCGATCAGCTGGCGGTGACCAAGGAAAGCCTGGACTCCACCCGCCGCGAAAACGACGAGCTGAAAAGCCGCATGAGCGATCTGCAAGGGCAGCTGGACAAGCTGCAGAAGCTGATCGCACTGAAAGACAACCAGATGGCCAAGCTGCAGTCCGACCTGGCGAACCAGGGCAAGGCTGCTGCCGCACCGGCTCAGCCGGCCGCTGCGCCGACTCCTGCACCGGCGCCAGCTCCTGCTCCGGTAGAGGGCAAGCCAGCTGCCGCGGCCAGCGCTCCTGCTACACCGCCGGCTGCCGAGACCAAACCGGCTGAAGCGGCCAAGCCGAGCGAGCCTGATTACAACTACAGCGAAGAGCCTACGGCCAAACCGGCCGAAGTGAAGCCGGCTGCCCCGGCACCTGCTGCCAAGCCGGCCGCCCCGGTCAAGCCGGTTCAGGCCAGCAAGCCAGTGGTCAAGGCGCCGGAGCCGGAGCCCAAGGGCTTCATCGACGGCCTGCTGGACAACCCGATGCTGCTGGGGGCCGCCGGTGGCGGTGCGCTGCTGGTGCTGCTGGTCGGTCTGATGGTGCTGTCGCGGCGTAACGCGATCAAGGAAGCCGAGCTGCAGGACAGCCTGGCCAGCGCCCCTGAATCGGACAGCTTTGCCGCTGACCTGGATCTGCCGGACGACAGCTTTGCCGGTCTCGATGCCTCTGCGGAAACCGTGGTGCGCGAGCAGGCCGAGGAGCGTGTTGCACCGCAGACCGCCGATGCCCTGGGCGAAGCCGATATCTATATTGCCTACGGCAAGTTCACCCAGGCCGCCGAGCTGCTGCAGAACGCCATCAACGATGAGCCGCAGCGCAGTGATCTGCGTCTGAAACTGATGGAAGTCTGCGCCGAGCTGGGCGACCGCGACGGTTTCGCCCGCCAGGAGCAGGAGCTGCGTGAGATCGGTGGCGCGGCAATTGCCGTCGACCAGCTCAAAGGCAAGTACCCGAGCATGGCTGCCCTGGCCACTGCCGGTGGCCTGGCTGCCACAGATGACCTGGACAGCTTCAGCCTGGACGACCTGAGCCTCGACGAGCCGGTGGCCGCCAAGGCGCCTGCGGCCGACCTGGATGACTCCTTCGACCTCAGCCTGGACGACCTGGATGTCGACCTGGATGTGCCTGCCGCACCGTCCAGCACCTCGGCGCTGGGTGACCTGGATAGCGCGCTGAGCCTGGACGAGCCGACGGCCGCGGGCGATATGGAGTTCGATCTGGACATGGGCGGCGATAACTCTGCCGACACCCTGGCCCTGGGCGATGACCTGGCGGATTTCAGCCTGGATCTGGAAGCCGAGAGCAAGCCGGCGGCTGCCGATGACGAATTCATGCTGAGCCTGGATGACGAGCCGGCTGCACCGCTGGCAGCCGAGCCGGCCGACCTGGATCTGTCCTCCGATTTCGATCTGTCGCTGGCTGACGAGGCGCCTGCCGCCCCGGCCCAGGACAGCTTCGCTGCCCAGCTCGAAGAGGTTTCTGCCGAGCTCGATCAGCTCAGCGGCAGCCTGGATGACGAATTGCTGGTAAGCGAGCCGCTGCCTGTTGCGGCTGCACCGGCTGATGCGGAGCCTAA
- the leuC gene encoding 3-isopropylmalate dehydratase large subunit: protein MAGKTLYDKLWEMHEVKRRDDGSSLIYIDRQILHEVTSPQAFEGLRLAGRKPWRIDANIATPDHNVPTTRAERQGGLEAIVDEVSRIQVQTLDENCDDFGILEFKMNDSRQGIVHVVGPEQGATLPGMTVVCGDSHTSTHGAFGALAHGIGTSEVEHVLATQCLVAKKMKNMQVRVEGRLPAGVTAKDIVLAVIGKIGTAGGNGHALEFAGSAIRELSLEGRMTICNMSIEAGARVGLVAVDEKTIAYVKGRPFSPKGEDWDKAVAAWADLVSDADAVFDTVVELKAEEIKPQVSWGTSPEMVLAVDQRVPDPAAEADPVKRDSIVRALKYMGLQANQAITDIQLDRVFIGSCTNSRIEDLRAAADVAKGRKVASTIKQALVVPGSGLVKAQAEAEGLDKIFIEAGFEWREPGCSMCLAMNPDKLGSGEHCASTSNRNFEGRQGAGGRTHLVSPAMAAAAAVTGRFIDVRELMQA, encoded by the coding sequence ATGGCCGGCAAGACGCTCTACGACAAGCTCTGGGAAATGCACGAGGTGAAGCGCCGCGACGATGGTTCGTCGCTGATCTACATCGACCGGCAGATCCTTCACGAAGTGACCTCGCCGCAGGCCTTCGAAGGCCTGCGTCTGGCCGGGCGCAAGCCGTGGCGCATCGACGCCAACATCGCCACCCCGGATCACAACGTGCCGACCACCCGCGCCGAGCGCCAGGGCGGCCTGGAGGCCATCGTCGACGAAGTGTCGCGCATCCAGGTGCAGACCCTCGACGAGAACTGCGATGACTTCGGCATCCTCGAGTTCAAGATGAACGACAGCCGCCAGGGCATCGTCCACGTGGTCGGCCCGGAGCAGGGTGCCACCCTGCCGGGCATGACCGTGGTCTGCGGCGACTCGCACACCTCCACCCACGGTGCCTTCGGTGCCCTGGCCCATGGCATCGGTACCTCGGAAGTCGAGCACGTGCTCGCCACCCAGTGCCTGGTGGCCAAGAAGATGAAGAACATGCAGGTACGCGTCGAAGGCCGCCTGCCGGCCGGTGTCACCGCCAAGGACATCGTGCTCGCCGTGATCGGCAAGATCGGTACCGCCGGCGGCAACGGCCACGCCCTGGAGTTCGCCGGCAGCGCCATTCGCGAGCTGTCCCTGGAAGGGCGCATGACCATCTGCAACATGTCGATCGAGGCCGGTGCCCGTGTCGGCCTGGTGGCTGTGGACGAGAAGACCATCGCCTACGTCAAGGGCCGTCCGTTCTCGCCCAAGGGCGAGGATTGGGACAAGGCCGTGGCCGCCTGGGCCGACCTGGTGTCGGATGCCGATGCGGTGTTCGATACCGTGGTCGAACTCAAGGCCGAAGAGATCAAGCCGCAGGTGTCCTGGGGCACTTCGCCGGAAATGGTGCTGGCCGTCGATCAGCGCGTGCCGGATCCGGCCGCCGAGGCCGACCCGGTCAAGCGCGATTCCATCGTCCGTGCTCTGAAGTACATGGGCCTGCAGGCCAACCAGGCGATCACCGATATCCAGCTGGATCGCGTGTTCATCGGCTCCTGCACCAACTCGCGGATCGAAGACCTGCGCGCCGCCGCCGACGTGGCCAAGGGCCGCAAGGTCGCCAGCACCATCAAGCAGGCGCTGGTGGTACCGGGCTCCGGCCTGGTCAAGGCGCAGGCCGAGGCCGAGGGGCTGGACAAGATCTTCATCGAGGCCGGTTTCGAATGGCGCGAGCCGGGCTGCTCCATGTGCCTGGCGATGAACCCGGACAAACTGGGCAGCGGCGAGCATTGCGCCTCTACCTCCAACCGCAACTTCGAAGGCCGTCAGGGCGCCGGTGGGCGTACCCATCTGGTCAGCCCGGCCATGGCCGCCGCCGCCGCGGTGACCGGCCGTTTCATCGATGTTCGTGAACTGATGCAGGCCTGA
- the leuB gene encoding 3-isopropylmalate dehydrogenase → MSKQILVLPGDGIGPEIMAEAVKVLNLANDKYALDFELSFDDLGGAAIDRYGVPLADETLARARAADAILLGAVGGPKWDTIDPAIRPERGLLKIRSQLGLFGNLRPALLYPQLAEASSLKPEIVAGLDILIVRELTGGIYFGQPRESKVLESGERMAYDTLPYSESEIRRIAKVGFDMARVRGKKLCSVDKANVLASSQLWRAVVEEVAKDYPDVELSHMYVDNAAMQLVRAPKQFDVMVTDNMFGDILSDEASMLTGSIGMLPSASLDANNKGMYEPCHGSAPDIAGKGIANPLATILSVSMMLRYSFGQVKAADAIEQAVSLVLDQGLRTGDIWSEGKTKVGTAAMGDAVVEALRSL, encoded by the coding sequence ATGAGCAAGCAGATTCTGGTTCTCCCTGGCGACGGCATCGGCCCGGAAATCATGGCCGAGGCGGTCAAGGTGCTGAACCTGGCCAACGACAAGTACGCCCTGGACTTCGAGCTGAGCTTCGATGACCTGGGTGGCGCCGCCATCGACCGTTACGGCGTGCCGCTGGCCGACGAAACCCTGGCCAGGGCCCGCGCCGCTGACGCCATCCTGCTCGGCGCCGTTGGCGGGCCGAAGTGGGACACCATCGACCCGGCCATCCGCCCAGAGCGCGGCCTGCTGAAGATCCGCTCGCAGCTGGGCCTGTTCGGCAACCTGCGGCCGGCGCTGCTCTACCCGCAACTGGCCGAGGCTTCCAGCCTCAAGCCCGAGATCGTCGCCGGCCTGGACATCCTCATCGTCCGTGAACTGACCGGTGGCATCTACTTCGGCCAGCCGCGCGAGAGCAAGGTGCTGGAGAGCGGCGAGCGCATGGCTTACGACACCCTGCCGTACAGCGAGAGCGAGATCCGCCGCATCGCCAAGGTCGGTTTCGACATGGCCCGCGTGCGCGGCAAGAAGCTGTGCTCGGTGGACAAGGCCAACGTGCTGGCCTCCAGCCAGCTGTGGCGCGCCGTGGTCGAGGAAGTGGCCAAGGACTACCCGGATGTCGAACTGAGCCACATGTACGTCGACAACGCCGCCATGCAGCTGGTGCGTGCGCCCAAGCAGTTCGACGTGATGGTCACCGACAACATGTTCGGCGACATCCTCTCGGACGAGGCCTCCATGCTCACCGGCTCCATCGGCATGCTGCCGTCGGCTTCGCTGGACGCCAACAACAAGGGCATGTACGAGCCGTGCCACGGCTCCGCGCCGGATATCGCAGGCAAGGGCATCGCCAACCCGCTGGCGACCATCCTGTCGGTGTCGATGATGCTGCGTTACAGCTTCGGCCAGGTCAAAGCCGCCGATGCCATCGAGCAGGCCGTCAGCCTGGTGCTGGATCAGGGCCTGCGCACCGGCGACATCTGGTCGGAAGGCAAGACCAAGGTCGGTACCGCGGCCATGGGCGATGCGGTAGTCGAGGCGCTGCGCAGTCTGTAA